The stretch of DNA AGGGAATTGGCAAAAGCAATAAAATAAGGAGTTGAATATCTTGGAAAGAGAATTGGCTTTGGAGTTTGCCCGCGTAACTGAGGCCGCGGCGTTAGCTTCTGCTCGATGGATGGGAAGAGGAGATAAAATAGCTGCTGATGATGCAGCTGTAAGGGCCATGAGAGCTGTTTTTGACACTGTCAACATTGATGGCACAGTGGTTATTGGTGAAGGAGAAATGGATGAAGCTCCAATGCTGTATATAGGAGAAAAAGTCGGGACAGGAAAGCCGCCTAGTGTTGATGTTGCAGTAGATCCATTAGAAGGGACTACTATTGTTGCAAAAGGTACTACCGGTGCAATTGCTGTCATTGCAGTAGCTCCCAGGGGTTGTTTTTTGCATGCACCTGACATGTACATGGATAAAATTGCTGTAGGTCCCCTGGCAAAGGGCAAAATCAGCCTGGATGCATCTGTAGAGGAAAATTTGCTTGCAGTTTCAAAAGCTCTAAATAAAAGTATTGAGGAGGTTACTGTTGTTATTCTGGATAGACCCAGGCACAAGAAAGTAATTGAGGATGTGCGCAGGGCTGGTGCTAGAATACGTCTTATAACTGACGGTGATGTATCACCTGCAGTAGCCACAGCCTTTGAAGATTCTGGCGTTGACATGATGATGGGCATTGGAGGTGCGCCTGAGGGTGTATTGGCAGCAGCAGCCCTTGCCTGCCTGGGCGGAGACATGCAGGCAAGGTTAATTCCCGAAGATGAAGCCGAAGTACAAAGAATTCATGCCATGGGCATAGCAGATGAAAATAAATTGTTAAAGCTGGAAGACCTGGTAAAAGGTGATGATGTTATTTTTGCAGCCACTGGCATTACAGATGGCAGTTTGTTAAGGGGTGTAAGGTATAATTCGAGGGGTGCATCTACCCATACCCTTGTAATGCGTTCACGAACCGGGACAGTCAGATTTGTAGAAGCATGGCATAGATTTGATAAAAAGCCTCTCATAGACAAAATACAGGGTTAGCCCCCAGGGGTTTTCCTGCAAATAATTAACTTAAACTTGGCAAAAAGACTAAAAAATAAAAAAAATGTCATAATATTAACTGGTAAAACATCTTGTTACCAAAGAAGGTTTTGCAAGTTCCTCTTATTACGCCTGCCTGCTACTATATCCAAGTTGGTACTTATTGTTTTTCTTAAATAGGGTCCTTACATAATAATTTTACTTGAACGGAGGTTTAAAAGTGAATATAGCAGAATTAGAAACCAAGACCATGGCAGAGCTGTATGCCATGGCAAGAGAAATACAGCTTTCGGGATACTCTCAGCTGCGAAAAAAAGAGTTGATTTTTGAGATTCTTAAGGCTCAGGTTCAAAAGGATGGTCAGCTTTTTGCCCAGGGTATTCTGGATATTTTACCAGATGGATATGGATTTTTAAGGCCTTTTTCCTATCTGCCAAGCAAAGATGATATATATGTGTCAACCTCCCAAATACGCAGGTTTGACATGCGTACCGGTGACAGGGTTGCAGGACTTGTCAGACCACCCAAGGAGGGAGAAAGGTATTTTGCGCTCCTGCGAGTAGAATCTATAAATAGCTTGGATCCTGAATTATCCCCCAAAAGACTCCATTTTGATGCCTTAACTCCAGTTTATCCAAATGAGAGATTAACCCTGGAAAGTGACTTGCAGGATTTGTCATCCAGGATTATTGATTTAATCTCCCCAGTTGGCAAGGGACAAAGAGGGCTAATTGTTGCTCCCCCAAAAGCAGGTAAAACAGTACTCCTCAAAAAAATCGCCAATTCCATTCATGCCAATTATCCAAATCTAGAATTGATGGTTTTACTTATAGATGAAAGACCTGAAGAAGTAACAGATATAGAAAGATCTGTACATGGCGATGTCATTGCCTCCACCTTTGATGAACCCCCTGAAAGCCATGTAAAGGCTGCCGACATGGTTCTGGAAAGGGCCAAAAGGCTTGTGGAGCATGGCAAGGATGTTATTATTCTAATGGATAGTCTTACAAGACTTGCAAGGGCACATAATCTAGTGGTGCCTCCCAGCGGAAGAACCCTATCTGGCGGTGTGGACCCGTCGTCTTTACATAAACCAAAAAGATTCTTTGGTGCGGCTAGAAAGATAGAAGAAGGGGGAAGCTTGACTATTCTTGCTACTGCTCTCATTGAAACAGGCAGCAGGATGGATGAAGTAATTTTTGAAGAGTTTAAGGGAACAGGCAACATGGAATTGATCCTGGACAGGAGATTGTCTGACAGGCGATTATTCCCCAGTATTGATGTTAAACGCTCAGGAACAAGAAGAGAAGAACTCCTTCTATCCAAGGAGGAACTGGAGCTTATCTGGAACTTTAGAAAGCTTACTTCCAATATGGGTACCGTTGAGGTTACAGAAATGCTGGTGGAAGCCCTTAAAAAAACCAGGACTAATGCAGATCTAATAAGGGCCCTGCCCCAGCTGTTTCCAAAATAAAAAAAGCAGCCATTAGCAAGGCAAGAACCAACCATTAGCTAACCATGAGCTATTATTATGACCCCCCATTTGGTACACATTTTGTACAAAATCATACAATGATACCAAAAGGGGGTATTAGTGTGGAATATATTATGATGCTTATTGTAGTTCTTAGCTTTTATGGTTCTGGTTTGGCAAGAAGAGCAAACAAACAAAGAAGAATAGATCTTATGCCGATTGAACCCAAGGGCGGTTCCCTGTCAGAGGCAATAGTTGAGCTTGTAGCCTTTGCCGGTGGGATATACTTAACATTGAACCTGGTCATAGAGTTTCTGGCAATAACCGGACTTGAAAGGGTTAGCCTTTGGGGTGTAGCCTTTGATCCAATTGCAGCTGTATCCATAGTCCTGGCCCTGCTCCAACCACTTTATGAACGTCTAAGATACGAAAATTCGTGGTGTTAGCTGATAGCCTTTACTAGAAGTGCAGCTGCAGAAGCAAGGTATGACTTGCATTTGGTCATTACTTCAGGGTCTTGGTGAAGCTTTTCCCTTCCCTCCATTGTTGTAAGGTCATAGGGCTGCAGGTCCTTGCAATAAGACGATGCATTAATATCTGCAAACTGCTCTACCAGCTCACGCGCATTTTCCCTGACCCTGCCATAAAGCTCCTTGTCGGCACTATTTTGTCTATTATAATGCAGTCCTATGGCTATTACAGCACCTGAAACAGCTCCACAGGTAATTCCCTTGCCGCCAATTCCCCCGCCAAAGCCAGAAGCTGCTGCCCCAAGGCTGGGGTCTTTTTCATATACATCTAAATATGCCTTAAGCATTGATTCAGAGCAGTTAAAACCTTCTTCAAAATAAGCCATGGCCTTTTTTGCTACTTGCGTTTCCATATAGACAAAACCTCCCAAAAGTATAGATTGACACATATAATAAGCTTTCTCCATATCATTACAAATACCTTTTTATGCTTAAAAGGCTATATAAAACTTTTTGTATTAATCCATTTTTTGATATAAAATAATTTAGAGCCCCTGGCTTATTCTAGCTTTGTTTTAAAAATAGCAGATGGCACAGGCCTTGATCTAATCTGGAAACTGAAAAAGGGGTAAGGCTGGTGCCTGACTGATCAATATCAATAGACTATATTTCAATAGATTATATCCTTAAGGGGGAATTAAGTGTGGAAAGCATGCTGGCAATTAACAAACTAACCATTTTCAATGAATTAAAGGGGCAGAGCTGCTTTAAAAAGCTTGGCAGGCTGCTCCAACTGGTTAAAGGCGGCCCTGAAATAAAGAAAAACCAGGCTTATTACAGCTTTGTAAATGCTTTGCTGGAGGAAAATGCATATATAACATATTCTGTGGGTTCTCCCTGGCAGAATTACATACTTGAGAAAATTCTAACCTCAGACAATCTTTTTACTAGACAGGGGGAAACACAGGCTGAAATTTCCCCAATAATTGAGATGGCGGTACGAGAGGATTTAAGGCAATTGGAAATACTGTATCACATTGATTGGGCGGACATTGAAAAACAGCTTTTTGGGAACAGCCTGGATCATTCAATTTTTAACTTTCAAAATACTCCAGTGTCAGAAGCTTCCACTATTTTTCCTGAAAAATACCATGAAGAAAAACGAATGCTAAAGGAGCTTATGAACAAGAATCAGGACTGGAATAATTTGCTGCCGGACATTATCGGCTTTTTTAAGAAATGGGGTACAGGTGAATTCGCCCAGTATTGGGTTTTTAAATATAATGGAGATTGTCTTGAGGGTATTGATAAGCCTGACCCTATACGCCTGCAGCAGCTGGTTGGCTGGAATGTGCAAAGGAGCCAGATTGTTGATAACACCAGACAGTTTGTTAAGGGGTATACTGCCAATAACATACTTCTTTACGGCGATAGGGGAACAGGCAAATCCTCAACAGTTAAGGGTCTTGTCTATGACTTTGGAGAAATGGGTTTAAGATTGATAGACGTATCATTGAAGGGACTTGTGAAGCTTCCCTATCTCCTTAGAAAGCTCTCAGAAAAACCCCAGAGGTTTATAATATTTATAGATGACCTTTCCTTTGAGGAGTACGAAACCCAATACAAGGAATTAAAGGCAGTACTAGAGGGAGGGGTAGAGGTCCAGCCAAGTAATGTTCTAATATATGCCACTTCCAATAGAAGGCATCTTGTAAAGGAAAAATTTGCTGACAAGGACATGAATTTCTATTTTGTGGATAATGACGAGGTAAGAATGCAGGATTCTCTTCAAGAAAAGCTCTCCCTCTCAGACAGGTTTGGAATGACAATATATTTTACATCCCCGGCCCAGAGAGAGTATTTAGAAATAGTACGTACCCTGGCTAGAGAAAGGGGAATAAAGATGGAAGAGAAAATGTTAGATAGAATGGCACTACAATGGGAGCTTATGCAGAACAGCCGCTCAGGAAGAACAGCAAAGCAGTTTATTGACCACCTGGCTGGACGCCTGGCAATGGAGCAAAGGGAGTTCTAAACCTATATTAATTTTGAATAATTTGAACCAAAAATTATTAGTGACAATAGCCCAATACCATGCTATACTGTTTTTTATACAGGCACCAAGCAGTGTCTGAGCATAGATTAGTTTAGATTAGTTTTAGTTTAGCTGGGCAAGTCCCATTCAAGCACTGGCTTGAAAGGTTAGAAAAGTTAATAGAGAGGAGTTGAGTAGAGATGAGTTGAGCCGAGTTAAGGATAGCTTTAGCTTAGAATGTCTAATTATGTGTATATTAGCCGGACTCATTTCTTGGGTCTGGTTTTTTAGTTTTGGTGAAAAAGGTGTATAAGGGAAAAAGAGACGAGACAGGCGAGAGGAGAAAAACAATGAGAAAAGAGCTAAAGGAAAATCAAGGTGCAAATAGTAGAGTAAATAATAATAATAATGAAGTAATTAATGATGAGCAAATTGAAATCAAGGGAGGCAGGGGAGTAAATAATATTAGTATGGGAGCTGGCGGCGCCGTTTTGACTGGTCAAAACACCAATACCAGACAGATTGCCGTGGTGGCAGTATTAATTGCCATAGGTGCTGTATTAAGAATTGTTTCCCCTTCCATTGCAGGAATAACTCCAAACTGGGTTATAGCCATGTACTGCTTGGCAATTATACTTGTCAGGCCAAATATATTTGGGGCAATAGGTATAGGGTTTGCAGCCGGTGCAATGGCTATGGTAACCTCCAAATCACCTGTTCCCTACATTAACCTGATCAGTGAACCTATAGGTGCAGCAGCTGCATTAATGTTTCTCTTGATTCTGCCCAGGTTGTCTATTAAAGACTACTCTCTAAAGCCGTTTATTATAACAGTCATGGCTACTTTAGCAAGCGGTACCACCTTTTTAGGTGTGAATATGCTTGTGCTCAGCCTGCCGGCGGAAGTGGTTAGGGTTGCATTTATGACGGTGGTAATACCTGTTGCGGTTTTCAACTCAGTTATTACCCAACTATTGTACTACCCTGCAAAGAGGTTCTTGAACATGTAAGCGGTACACCTCTTTATATAGGTGCAAAATACTTAAAAACCATGGCTGGGGAGGTATGCAGATTGGCAGAATTAGTACTGGAGGGTGTCAGCTTTATATATGAAAAAACGCAAGAGTATGCCATTAAAGATATAAGCTTATCAATAGAGCCGGGGGAATTTGTAGTAATTACCGGCCCTGCTGGGGCTGGTAAGTCTACCCTGGCAGGCTGCTTCAATGGTGTTATTCCTCATTTTCAAAGAGGGCTAATGGAGGGGAATATTTATCTAAAAGGCCAGAATACAAAGGACCTTACAGCTGGCAACATGGCCAAAATGGTGGGGAGTGTATTTCAAGACCCGGAGGCCCAAATTATTTGTGGGCGAGTTGATGAGGAAATTGCCTTTGGT from Desulfitibacter alkalitolerans DSM 16504 encodes:
- the glpX gene encoding class II fructose-bisphosphatase, with product MERELALEFARVTEAAALASARWMGRGDKIAADDAAVRAMRAVFDTVNIDGTVVIGEGEMDEAPMLYIGEKVGTGKPPSVDVAVDPLEGTTIVAKGTTGAIAVIAVAPRGCFLHAPDMYMDKIAVGPLAKGKISLDASVEENLLAVSKALNKSIEEVTVVILDRPRHKKVIEDVRRAGARIRLITDGDVSPAVATAFEDSGVDMMMGIGGAPEGVLAAAALACLGGDMQARLIPEDEAEVQRIHAMGIADENKLLKLEDLVKGDDVIFAATGITDGSLLRGVRYNSRGASTHTLVMRSRTGTVRFVEAWHRFDKKPLIDKIQG
- a CDS encoding tryptophan transporter, with the protein product MRKELKENQGANSRVNNNNNEVINDEQIEIKGGRGVNNISMGAGGAVLTGQNTNTRQIAVVAVLIAIGAVLRIVSPSIAGITPNWVIAMYCLAIILVRPNIFGAIGIGFAAGAMAMVTSKSPVPYINLISEPIGAAAALMFLLILPRLSIKDYSLKPFIITVMATLASGTTFLGVNMLVLSLPAEVVRVAFMTVVIPVAVFNSVITQLLYYPAKRFLNM
- a CDS encoding C-GCAxxG-C-C family protein — its product is METQVAKKAMAYFEEGFNCSESMLKAYLDVYEKDPSLGAAASGFGGGIGGKGITCGAVSGAVIAIGLHYNRQNSADKELYGRVRENARELVEQFADINASSYCKDLQPYDLTTMEGREKLHQDPEVMTKCKSYLASAAALLVKAIS
- a CDS encoding ATP-binding protein; its protein translation is MLAINKLTIFNELKGQSCFKKLGRLLQLVKGGPEIKKNQAYYSFVNALLEENAYITYSVGSPWQNYILEKILTSDNLFTRQGETQAEISPIIEMAVREDLRQLEILYHIDWADIEKQLFGNSLDHSIFNFQNTPVSEASTIFPEKYHEEKRMLKELMNKNQDWNNLLPDIIGFFKKWGTGEFAQYWVFKYNGDCLEGIDKPDPIRLQQLVGWNVQRSQIVDNTRQFVKGYTANNILLYGDRGTGKSSTVKGLVYDFGEMGLRLIDVSLKGLVKLPYLLRKLSEKPQRFIIFIDDLSFEEYETQYKELKAVLEGGVEVQPSNVLIYATSNRRHLVKEKFADKDMNFYFVDNDEVRMQDSLQEKLSLSDRFGMTIYFTSPAQREYLEIVRTLARERGIKMEEKMLDRMALQWELMQNSRSGRTAKQFIDHLAGRLAMEQREF
- the rho gene encoding transcription termination factor Rho, whose protein sequence is MNIAELETKTMAELYAMAREIQLSGYSQLRKKELIFEILKAQVQKDGQLFAQGILDILPDGYGFLRPFSYLPSKDDIYVSTSQIRRFDMRTGDRVAGLVRPPKEGERYFALLRVESINSLDPELSPKRLHFDALTPVYPNERLTLESDLQDLSSRIIDLISPVGKGQRGLIVAPPKAGKTVLLKKIANSIHANYPNLELMVLLIDERPEEVTDIERSVHGDVIASTFDEPPESHVKAADMVLERAKRLVEHGKDVIILMDSLTRLARAHNLVVPPSGRTLSGGVDPSSLHKPKRFFGAARKIEEGGSLTILATALIETGSRMDEVIFEEFKGTGNMELILDRRLSDRRLFPSIDVKRSGTRREELLLSKEELELIWNFRKLTSNMGTVEVTEMLVEALKKTRTNADLIRALPQLFPK